In Thermodesulfobacteriota bacterium, the genomic stretch CGACTTGGCGAGGGCGGTCAGCCTGGCCGATATCTCCCGCACCTGGCTCACGCTGCCAGGAGAAGATTCGAGCGCCTCGGAGTAGATGGTCTGCACGGAGTCCACCACGACGGCCGCCGGCCGTATCTCCTTGAAGGCCTCGATGATCCTTTCAAGGGAGGTCTCGGGATAGACCAGGAGGTCGCCGCTTACGGCCCCGAGGCGCTCGCCCCTGAGCCGTATCTGCCTCGATGATTCCTCGCCGGTCACATAGAGCACCTTGAGCCCCTTCCCGGCAAGCGCGCTCATGGCCTGAAGGAGTATTGTCGATTTGCCTATGCCCGGGTCGCCGCCTATGAGTATCGCGGAGCCCGGCACGATGCCGCCCCCGAGCACCCTGTCGAATTCGGCTATGCCGGTCTGGATCCTGTCCTCTTCGGTTATGCTGAGCGCGTCGATCGGCTCCGGGCGGGCGGACGACTCGGGGCGCCTGGGGTCGGACTTCCTTCGGGGCGCGGCCTTCTCCTCCAGGAACGTGTTCCAGCCCCCGCAGTCAGGGCACTTGCCGAGCCATTTGTATGAGGTGTTCCCGCATCCCTGGCAGGAGTATGTCGTCTTTTCCCTGGCCATCTCTTCCTTCCAAAAACCGGCTTGCGGCAAATTATTCAAGGGCGGGCTTACAGATTGACAAAGACGGCAGTTTTGCTATGATAACCGGGTCAAAATATGGAAGCCCGGGAAATGCCTGCAGAAACCGACAACTACGCCACCATACTAATGGAACTCATAAAGGCTGTCAAGATGCACAATTTCTATCCGCAGGGGCATCCGCAGCTCGAGTCCGTAATCGATAAGTCCTTCCTGCACCTCAAAAAAAGCATAGAGAAGACCGGTGAGCTCAAGTGGCGCGTGGACCAGCGCGGCTTCTATTTCGGCAAGGTCCCCTTCGGCGCCGGGAACCCCGAGATAGCCGGCATGGCCAAGAAGCTCTTTTTCAGGAAGGTGAAGGAGATAGCCTTCACCCCGGAGCTAAGGCCTCCGGACCTGAAGGTGTTCATCTCAGCGGTGAACACCGAGCCCGAGGATATACAGGCCGGGGGGGGCATAGAGGCCTTTTTCGCGAGCCGCGGCATAGAAGGCATCCTGCTTAACGAGCAGCGCTATGAAGACATAAAAAAGCTCAAGGCCGAGCTAAAGGACAAGGAAGAGGAAAAGGCCGTCACCGACGACCATGCGAAAAAGGCCGGGGACTCCGAGCAGAGCAAGAAGGAAGAGGAGGAAAAGCCCAAAGAAGAGGTCCGGGACGAGCCGCTCCATGAGCTCGTCGAGCGGCTTAAGGCCGAGGATGACTCCATAAAATATAACGACCTCGCCGTGAGGGTAAAGGAGAAGATCGAACTCCTCCTGATCGAAGGGAAGACGGACGAGGCTTTTCCCGTCCTCATCGTACTCCATGAGCATTCGGACAAGTATTCCGGGAAAAGCGCCGCGATAACGGAAGCGGCGCTTGTGGTTCTCAAGGGCCTCTTGACACCTGAGACCCTCAAGTACCTCGCAGGCAAAGCCGGCTCTAATGACGAGGCTAACCGGTGGGCGGTGCAGGGGATGCTCATCGCGGCAGGCCCGGCCGGCGCCGATGCGCTCCTGGACGAAATAATAACCGCCCCGGAGGCTGCGGCAAGGCGGAACCTCTTTAACGCCCTCGTGCTCTTCGGGCCGGGGCTCCGCCCGCTTGCCGAGGCCAGGCTCGAGCACCAGGAATGGTACGTAACGAGGCAGATGGCCGCGCTCCTTGGCGAGATAGGCGGCGAGGAGGCCCTGCCCGCGCTTGAGGCCGCGTACGACAACCCCGAGCCACGCGTGAAAAAAGAGGTCCTCAAGAGCATGGTCAAGATAGGCGGCGGCCGCGTGACCAATTTCATGGTCAAGGTGCTTGATGAGGACGACCAGTCCATAGTCGCTCAGGCCATAATCTCGCTCGGGGCGTTGAAAGACGCAGCAGCCGTTGACGCTCTCAAGGACATAGCATTCCAGCGGGAGGGTTTTGCCGAGCCCTCCGACGCCGCGAAGGAAGCGGTCAAGGCACTCGGCATGATTGGCGACCCGAAGGCGGTGCCGCACCTTAAAAGGATACTCTCAAGGAAGGTCTGGTTCGGAAGGAAAGCCAACGAGGAGATGCGCTCGATGGCCGCCATGTCCCTCGGCATGATAGGCACCCCGGAGGCGATACAGGCCGTTGAAGACGTTTTCGCCCACTCGGCAGGCGAGCTCTTCATGGCCTGCAAGAGGGTACTCGACGGAAGAGGGAAAGATAGATGAACGCAGACAGGGAAAACATCCTTAAAAACATCAACGCCGCGCTAAAGAGCAGAAAACTCTACCCGGCAGGCCACCCGGCGACCACCGCTCCGGTAGCGAAGACCTACGCCCTGCTCGTGGACGAGCTGAAATCCAGGAACAATCTTGTCATCGCCCTGACAGGCGAGGCGCTCCTCTACGAGGAGGACTTCATCCAGGACGCCGAGAAGCTCTACGCCGACCTCATACAGCACATGGGCGCGAAGAACATCGACGCCATCATCTTCGAGAAAGGCCTTTCGGAGAAGGAGATGGGCTCGCTTTTCGAGATAATGGCCGGGGCCGACATAAAAGGCGCGGAGCTCCAGAGGGAGATGTACAACAAGGGCGTGACCCACATAACGCTGAAATCCATGCCCATCGGCAAGAGGAACATCCTCGAGATATACAACGGGGCGGTCGAGGTCGTAAAGAACGTCATGGGCGAGGTCCGGATGGGGAAGATCCCCAAATCCGAGCCGGTCGAGAGCATTATCGGCGAGATGACGGATTCGGTCCTCTCGGACCCGAACGCCATGATCGGGCTTACGATGATAAAGAACTACGACAACTACCTTTACAACCATTCGGTGAACGTCTCCATACTGTCGCTGTCGCTCGCGAAGTTCATGGGCCTTTCGGACCAGGAAGTCCACGACGCTGGCGTCGGCGCGCTCCTCCACGACATCGGGAAGACGGGCGTATCAGAGCAGATAATAAGGAAGCCCGGGGGGCTCAGTTCCGAGGAATGGGAGAAGATAAAGGAGCACCCCCTGCTCGGCTCGAACATCATAAAGAGGATGGAGGGGATGAACGAGGCGGTCGGCAGGATCATATACGAGCACCATATAAAGTACGACCACTCGGGCTACCCGCAGACCACTTCGAGCCTCCATCCCCTGAGCCAGATAATCTGCATCTGCGACGCGTACGACGCGCTCACGACCTTAAGGGTCTACCAGAAGCCTCACGACCCGTCCGAGGCCATAAGGATACTCACGAACTTCTCGGGCAAGCACTTCAACCCCGAGACTTTGAGCGCGTTCGTCCGCATGATGGGCGTCTACCCCGTCGGCACGATGGTAAGGCTTTCGACGAACGAATTGGGCGTGGTCACGAGGCTCAACCAGGAGTCGCCGGAAAGGCCCGTGGTCAAGGTGCTCTACGGGAGCGACGGCGTCGAAGTGGCCTCCCCTTACGAGCTCGACCTCATCTCGGACGGCTCCCTGGACATCGTGACCAACGTAAACCCCTCTTTTACCGTAACGGACCTCGAAGCCTTTTTCGAGAGGGAGGCGGCTGAAGGCCAGGGTTGATGCTGTCCGTTCCAGTCTGAAAAACTAAAAGGCAAGCCGGATGGCTTGCCTTTTTAATTTTAATTAACAGTTTGCCGGATAACTCAAAACCATGTACAGGCTGCTCAAAAAGTCCAAGATGCGAGGAGTCGAAAAATGAGGAATGAGGCGTACTTTTTTTGTACGCCGCAATGACGAATTTTGAAGACGACAAAGCAGATTGGTCTTTTTCAGCAGCCTGTTAGATTTACCTGTCCATAACCCCGAGGCCTCTGAGCGCTATAGACCTCATCCTCTGGTTGCCGTTCTTAGCGAAGTGCACGAGCGCGTCCTCGGCCCTCTTATCCCCTATCATTGAAACCGCCTCGAGCGCGCGCTCCACGACACCCGGGTCCTTGTGCTTGAGGGCGTGCACCAACGGGCCGAGAAGCCTCTGGTCCCTGAACCCGGAGAGCGATTCTACGGCTGCCCTGACCACTATTTCGTTTTCGTCCTTGAGGGCCTCGACAAGGGCCTGAAGGGTCGAGTGGTCGCCGAGAGAGCCCAGCGCCCTCGCCGCAGCGGCCCTGACGTCGTCTGAATCGTCCTTCAGGGCCCCCGTAAGCGCCCCTGCTATCTGCGGGCCCCTCAAGTCGGAAAGAGCGTAGATGACGCGTATCTTCTCGAGCATCGCGCCCGCAGAGAGCTTTTTAAGGAGCTCTTCGAGCCTGTCCCTCGCCTGGAGCTTCTCAAGCGCCCATGCGGCTGATTTCCTTACCTCCTCGTCGGTCTCCTTGAGCGCGCCGATGAGGACCTCTTTACGCCTGTCCATGCGCTAATCTATATCAGAACGGAAATCAAGTTGCAAGGGCTTCCTCGGCCCACCTTCCGAAGTCCTCTATCGCCCTCGCCGCCTGCATCTCCCTCCTCGTCTTGCCCTCGATGTATGGCAGGAGGCCCATGTTGGCGTTCATGGGTGAAAACTCCCCTTCCTTTCCGGAAATGTAGCGCATGAGCGCCCCTGAAATTGTAGTCTCCGGCGGACATACGGGAATAAGCCCCCTGGAATACTTCAAGGCGTTTATGCCTGCCAGGGCCCCTGACATCGCTGATTCCACGTAGCCTTCAACTCCGGTAATCTGCCCGGCGAAAAAGAGCCCCGGGGAATCCTTAAGCTCCTGGCCGCTTGAAAGGAGCCTCGGGGAGTCCAGGTAGCTGTTCCGGTGTAGCTTCCCGAGCCTCGCGAACTCCGCCCTTTCGAGCGCGGGTATCATCCTGAATATCCTTTTCTGCTCCGGGTACGCGAGCCTCGTCTGGAAGCCTACCATATTATAGAGCGTGCCTTCCCTGTTCTCGCGCCTTAGCTGCACGACCGCAAAGGGCCTCTTCCCTGTCCCAGGGTCGATAAGTCCCACGGGACGCATGGGGCCGAAGAGGAGGGTCCTGGGGCCCCTCTCGGCCATCGCCTCTACTGGCATGCAGGCCTCGAAGCTTTCCATCTTCTCGAACTCGCGCTCCCTGGCCCTGTCCGCTTTTACAAGCTCTGCATAAAAGGCCTCGTACTCGCTCTCGGTAAGGGGACAGTTGATGTAATCGTCCCCGCCCTTCCCGTAGCGGGAGGCCAGGAATGCGCGCTCCATGTCTATCGACTCAGCGTATACTATGGGCGCGACCGCGTCGTAGAAGTTGAGCCCCTTGCCTACGAGCCCTTCAAGCGCCGCCGCAAAGGCGTCAGAGGTGAGCGGGCCTGTGGCCACGACCAGCGGGCGGTCTTCCGGAAGCTCCATCACCTCTCCCCTTTCCACCTGCACCCCGGCCCGTTCAAGCCCGGAGGTGACGAATTCCGAGAAAGCGGCCCTGTCGACCGCCAGGGTCTTGCCGGCAGGCACCCTCGTCGCCTCGGCGGCCCTTATTATGAGCGAATCGATTGCGCGGAGCTCGGACTTCAGCACCCCCGAGGCGTTATCAAGGCTGTCGGATTTCAAGGAGTTGCTGCAGACAAGCTCGGCCAATGTCGGCATATTGTGCGCGGGAGAAAACCTCTCCGGCTTCATCTCGCGGATGACGGCCTTTCCGCCGAGCCTCGATATCTGCCAGGCTGCCTCGCACCCGGCAAGCCCGCCGCCTATTATGATAATATTTTCGATCACATGCCCTCCGGTTGTCCTTCCATATTAACCCCCGGCCATCTCCTCTTCAAGCCCATTATGCGAATAGTTTCCGGGCACTTGCGGGTAGTGATTTTTTGTGATAGCTTCTCAGGATGGAAAAGATGGTAAGGGCCCGCGTAGTCATCGAAGGCCGCGTGCAGGGAGTGGCCTTCCGCGCCAGCATGGTCGAGGAGGCCAGGCGCCACGGCGTGGCCGGATGGGTGAAGAACAACCCTGACGGCACGGTCGAGGCCGTGGTCGAGGGCAAGGAAGGGCCGGTCAAAAAATTGCTCGCATGGTGCCAGAATGGGCCGACGCTTGCGCGGGTTGACGACGTCAGGCTTGCATGGGAGCCCTTCAAGAACGAATTCGACGACTTTACCGCGCTTACGAGATACAGCACGTATTGAGGGCAAGATGAGGGTTGATGGAATGAAGAGGCGTGCAGGCTCAAAAGGGACGGCGCCCGGGCTCCGGATATTCATTGCCCTTCTCGTCATGATCGCACTGGCCTGCGGCTGCCACCCTAAACCCAGGGCCGCGATGTACCTTGCGCCCGATGAGAAGGGGCCGGCAGGCTACAAGGCAGCAGCCGGGGCCGGGGTAATCGAGAACGGCCATATGAAAGTCGCAGCCCGCCAGGTACGGAAAGGCGAGGAAGGCTCTGCCCTCCTTGCGAGGCTCCTGGAGGAAAACTTCATAATAATAGACCTCGTTATCCAGAACACCTCGGACAGGACGATCATCTACAAGCCGAACCTCACTTCGCTTACGAACGACGCGATGGACTTCCTTAGGCCGCTCGACTATACCGACCTCTACGATCTCGGAGACTTCGACGCGCTCGACGAGATACGCGGGAGGTTTTACGACCTAGACGTCACGCTCAGGCCCGGCCAGAGGTCCTCGCGGCTCCTCATATTCAGGCCCGTATCAAAAAACGCAAAAAAGGCCGTCCTCAACATAGACGACCTTTACCTCGGGACCGACACGCTGAGGCTCACCTTCCCCTTTTCGTTCAAGGCGCATACTCTTTGACCTTGTCCGCGCCCTTGTCCACGGCCTCTTTGGTCTTCCCTATCGTCTTCTGGACGGCCCCCTTGGCGTTTTCGGCCTTTTCCTTGACCGTCTCAGCCGTATCCGTTATGGCCTCCTTTGCCTCCTGAGCCGTGTGCTTAAGCCCCTTCTCGTACTTCTCAAGCCTTGCCCCGGCCTCTTCGGTCTTGCTGCCCGCGAGCTTCACGTAGCCGGGTCCGCCGAAATAGAGGAACGCGGTGATTGCGATTATTCCGAGCAGGAAACCGAACAGCACTTTTTTCATTCCTTGTCCTCCCTTGATTCCGCCCTGATCGCGAGGGCCGCCTTATAGACCTCGGCCCTTGGAAGGCCGAAGTCTTTTGCCACGGCCTTTACGGCCTCGTTGAGCTTCGCCCCGGATGAAAGGAGTGTTTCCAGGGCCGGCATGAAATCACCCTTTGCCTCCTCCCCGGTCCGGACGGCTATGGTCACCTCACCTTTTACCTCCCCTGCCCTGAGCCTGTCCATGACCATGCTCACATTTCCCCTTATAACCTCCTCGTGCACCTTCGTAAGCTCGCGTCCTAC encodes the following:
- a CDS encoding HD-GYP domain-containing protein; this translates as MNADRENILKNINAALKSRKLYPAGHPATTAPVAKTYALLVDELKSRNNLVIALTGEALLYEEDFIQDAEKLYADLIQHMGAKNIDAIIFEKGLSEKEMGSLFEIMAGADIKGAELQREMYNKGVTHITLKSMPIGKRNILEIYNGAVEVVKNVMGEVRMGKIPKSEPVESIIGEMTDSVLSDPNAMIGLTMIKNYDNYLYNHSVNVSILSLSLAKFMGLSDQEVHDAGVGALLHDIGKTGVSEQIIRKPGGLSSEEWEKIKEHPLLGSNIIKRMEGMNEAVGRIIYEHHIKYDHSGYPQTTSSLHPLSQIICICDAYDALTTLRVYQKPHDPSEAIRILTNFSGKHFNPETLSAFVRMMGVYPVGTMVRLSTNELGVVTRLNQESPERPVVKVLYGSDGVEVASPYELDLISDGSLDIVTNVNPSFTVTDLEAFFEREAAEGQG
- the trmFO gene encoding methylenetetrahydrofolate--tRNA-(uracil(54)-C(5))-methyltransferase (FADH(2)-oxidizing) TrmFO, yielding MIENIIIIGGGLAGCEAAWQISRLGGKAVIREMKPERFSPAHNMPTLAELVCSNSLKSDSLDNASGVLKSELRAIDSLIIRAAEATRVPAGKTLAVDRAAFSEFVTSGLERAGVQVERGEVMELPEDRPLVVATGPLTSDAFAAALEGLVGKGLNFYDAVAPIVYAESIDMERAFLASRYGKGGDDYINCPLTESEYEAFYAELVKADRAREREFEKMESFEACMPVEAMAERGPRTLLFGPMRPVGLIDPGTGKRPFAVVQLRRENREGTLYNMVGFQTRLAYPEQKRIFRMIPALERAEFARLGKLHRNSYLDSPRLLSSGQELKDSPGLFFAGQITGVEGYVESAMSGALAGINALKYSRGLIPVCPPETTISGALMRYISGKEGEFSPMNANMGLLPYIEGKTRREMQAARAIEDFGRWAEEALAT
- a CDS encoding acylphosphatase — translated: MEKMVRARVVIEGRVQGVAFRASMVEEARRHGVAGWVKNNPDGTVEAVVEGKEGPVKKLLAWCQNGPTLARVDDVRLAWEPFKNEFDDFTALTRYSTY
- a CDS encoding HEAT repeat domain-containing protein, with amino-acid sequence MDRRKEVLIGALKETDEEVRKSAAWALEKLQARDRLEELLKKLSAGAMLEKIRVIYALSDLRGPQIAGALTGALKDDSDDVRAAAARALGSLGDHSTLQALVEALKDENEIVVRAAVESLSGFRDQRLLGPLVHALKHKDPGVVERALEAVSMIGDKRAEDALVHFAKNGNQRMRSIALRGLGVMDR
- a CDS encoding HEAT repeat domain-containing protein — its product is MPAETDNYATILMELIKAVKMHNFYPQGHPQLESVIDKSFLHLKKSIEKTGELKWRVDQRGFYFGKVPFGAGNPEIAGMAKKLFFRKVKEIAFTPELRPPDLKVFISAVNTEPEDIQAGGGIEAFFASRGIEGILLNEQRYEDIKKLKAELKDKEEEKAVTDDHAKKAGDSEQSKKEEEEKPKEEVRDEPLHELVERLKAEDDSIKYNDLAVRVKEKIELLLIEGKTDEAFPVLIVLHEHSDKYSGKSAAITEAALVVLKGLLTPETLKYLAGKAGSNDEANRWAVQGMLIAAGPAGADALLDEIITAPEAAARRNLFNALVLFGPGLRPLAEARLEHQEWYVTRQMAALLGEIGGEEALPALEAAYDNPEPRVKKEVLKSMVKIGGGRVTNFMVKVLDEDDQSIVAQAIISLGALKDAAAVDALKDIAFQREGFAEPSDAAKEAVKALGMIGDPKAVPHLKRILSRKVWFGRKANEEMRSMAAMSLGMIGTPEAIQAVEDVFAHSAGELFMACKRVLDGRGKDR